The sequence CGCCGGTGCGATGGAAGACCAGCTTGCCATCTATCGCTCTGTTTTTGAAGGCCATCCGCCAAGCTGCTACACTGGTCTCTACCGCTTTCAAGCCTTCACTCATAGCCCAGCCAATTACTTTTCGATCTGCCAGATCCAAAATCACAGTCAGATATAGCCATCCCTCTTTTGTGGCAATGTAACCGGGCCGCCGGGCGGTGATATCAGAAACCCATCGCTTCGGCGCTCCGATTTTGACCGGGCTTATCGGCCGTAAACGCCCTGTTTAACAGATTTTTAGGCACTGGATAATCATGAGTCGAGTCGGTCGTTTGCACCCGATACTTTTTGTAGACAATGCTCCGAATCCCTGGTTTCCTCATGAGTCTGGCAATACGGTTACGCGATACCTTCACGCCCTGCTCACGAAGTGCGTCGGCAATCCGAGCCCCCGTGGCGCGGGACTACCATAACGACCTTGGCTCTGAGCATGCACTTGCCGGATATGGCTCACCAACTGTTCCTGGTTTCGTTGGCGAGTGCCGACGGGATGCTTACGCCAGTAATAGTAGCCGCTACTGCTCACCTTCAATACTTTACACATCTTCTCGACGGGAAATAGATGAGCATTTTCCTTTATAAATCGGAATACTTTCCGTCGGTCCTGGAGAAGATGCCGGGCATCGCATGCTGACTGCCTTCTTTAATATATCGCGTGGCTTCGGCCATCCGATCCATCTGCGCTTCTCTAAGCTCCCGTTGCAATCTTCTAATTTGTTGCTGCTCATCAGAAAGTGTAGCATTAGCAGGCTGGGTCTGATCGTTTTTCTGATATCGTTGCGGCAGCGGCCGACCGTCTCCATTTACGGATTCGGCCAGGATCAATCCCCAATTCACGGACTGCATCTTGTATGGATCCTTTCGCATAAGATAACTCGACCGGTCCGCCGGCGCGGTGCCATTCCCTTGAACGCTTCGTCATAAACATGTCGTTTAACCATAGTCAAATTGGAGTTAGTCTCCCAAATCTGCCTAAAAAAAGTCTCCAGTCAAATGTAGCAAGTCCAAACCCATCATGGCCGTAGCCCGTAAGATGGGCATCAGTGATAGCCTAATTCACGCTTGGCGGAAGAGCAATGACAATCGGTCCGCCGAAGCGGGGGAAAAGAAAACCGACCAAAATCTTCAGCAGGAAGTCGAGACGCTTCGTAAACAACTACGG comes from Spirosoma aureum and encodes:
- a CDS encoding DDE-type integrase/transposase/recombinase; translated protein: MSPVKIGAPKRWVSDITARRPGYIATKEGWLYLTVILDLADRKVIGWAMSEGLKAVETSVAAWRMAFKNRAIDGKLVFHRTGDPVGPRYSVCLLLIWR